One window from the genome of Pseudonocardia hierapolitana encodes:
- a CDS encoding S-adenosylmethionine:tRNA ribosyltransferase-isomerase has protein sequence MTASATTFTVPPELSATEPPEARGLARDEVRLLVARGRSPVRHTTFRSLPAALRRGDLVVVNTSDTEPAAVDGHRADGTPVTVHVSGPAPDNLHVVELRTPDGQRVTDGNAGEGIALPCGVVATLLTGHPDPRIATGSRLWRARIPVAGGLRSWLAEFGRPIRYSYVHRQWPLDAYRTVFARAEAEFGSAEMPSAGRPFTVAVLTALHARGVRVARIVLHTGVSSPEVGEPPLPERYRVPPETADAVNATRAAGGRVVTVGTTTTRALETVAAPDGHVTAGAGWTHLVLGPDRPARVVDGLVTGWHEPEASHLLLLEAVAGARLVSRAYAAAVEHRYRWHEFGDSCLLLPAQSTRRSG, from the coding sequence GTGACCGCATCGGCCACGACGTTCACGGTGCCGCCCGAGCTCTCGGCCACCGAGCCGCCCGAGGCCCGCGGGCTCGCCCGCGACGAGGTGCGCCTGCTCGTCGCCCGGGGGCGCAGCCCGGTGCGGCACACGACGTTCCGCTCCCTTCCGGCTGCGCTGCGCCGCGGCGACCTCGTGGTCGTGAACACCTCCGACACGGAGCCCGCCGCCGTCGACGGTCACCGCGCGGACGGCACTCCCGTCACGGTGCACGTGTCCGGTCCCGCCCCGGACAACCTGCACGTCGTCGAGCTGCGGACGCCGGACGGGCAGCGGGTGACCGACGGGAACGCCGGAGAGGGCATCGCCCTGCCGTGCGGCGTGGTGGCCACCCTGCTCACCGGCCACCCCGATCCCCGGATCGCCACCGGCAGCAGGCTGTGGCGGGCCCGCATCCCGGTGGCGGGCGGGCTGCGGTCGTGGCTCGCCGAGTTCGGGCGGCCCATCCGCTACTCCTACGTGCACCGGCAGTGGCCGCTCGACGCCTACCGCACGGTGTTCGCCCGTGCGGAGGCCGAGTTCGGCAGCGCCGAGATGCCCAGCGCGGGCCGCCCGTTCACGGTCGCGGTGCTGACCGCCCTGCACGCCCGAGGCGTCCGCGTCGCCCGGATCGTGCTGCACACCGGGGTGTCGTCGCCGGAGGTCGGCGAGCCGCCGCTCCCGGAGCGCTACCGCGTCCCACCGGAGACCGCGGACGCCGTGAACGCCACGCGGGCGGCCGGCGGGCGGGTGGTCACCGTCGGCACCACGACGACGCGGGCGCTCGAGACGGTCGCCGCACCGGACGGGCACGTGACGGCGGGCGCCGGCTGGACGCACCTCGTGCTCGGCCCCGACCGCCCCGCCCGCGTCGTCGACGGCCTCGTCACCGGATGGCACGAGCCGGAGGCGTCGCACCTGCTGCTGCTCGAGGCGGTCGCCGGCGCACGGCTGGTGAGCAGGGCGTATG